The Mucilaginibacter sp. PAMB04168 genome contains the following window.
GATGAAACCGGAGGCCAGAGCGTGGTTAGTCGTTTTAATATAGAACAAAGCAACGGCACTATGCACTTAGTCACCCAAGTGTTAATTCCGAAGGATAAAGCGCTGTAGTGCTTACACTAAAAACTAAAGCAATGGCAGTCTCGTTTATTGTAGTATGAGAAAGTTGATAATAGCTTTGTTAATTACTGCAACGGCAGCCACGTTTGGTTGTGAAAATTCTGCGGGTCAAAATAGTCAACCTAAAGGTGCTAAAAGCAAAGCACCGGCTGAATGGAAGAAACTTTTAAATACCAATCAATACCATATAATGGTTGAAAAAGGCACTGAAGCGCCGTTTCATAATGCTTACTATAACAACCATGAAAAGGGTGTATATGTAAGTGCTGCAACCGGCGATGTCTTATTTTCATCAGACGATAAGTTCGAAAGCGGTACCGGATGGCCGAGCTTTACCAAACCCGTAAGTCAGGGCAAAGTAGCTATTATAGAAGACAACAGCTACGGCATGACCCGGTTAGAAGTGGTTGAAAAAAGCACAGGCCTACACCTAGGTCATGTTTTTGATGATGGTCCGGAAGACCGCGGTGGCAAAAGATACTGCATGAACTCTGGTGCTCTAAAATTCGTTAAAAAGCAATAGGGCGCTTGGCAGTACCTAAAGATGGTCTTAAGTAAGGGCGCTTTCTCATATTGCTTTCCAATTTCAAACCAACGGTAAGATCTATCCAATCGGCATTAACTAACCTTATTAGTTTTTCTTTTTGGGCGCGGGTGAAAGTACTCATGAATTTAAAGCGTTCCATAGCTTGCTCCTCGTTATTTATCTCTTCAAAATATACCAAACGGTTTAATTGCTGCGCCTTGTCAAAAAACAAAGTAGGCATATCACGATAAAACTGTAAGGTCTTCATCAAGTCAGAGCAAAGACCTACGTGTAGATTAGTACGATTTCTGTCTGTGATGATATAAATGTAGTTCTTCATCTGATAATAAATTTTGCTGAATGAAATATTGTTACTAATTTTATGAGCATAAATTTACTAACAAATTTAGTAATTCCAAATTTTATGTCAATTATTTCAGCAAATATTAAATTTCTCAGAAAGAAGAAAGGCCTTACACAACAGCAGTTTGCTGATGAAATAGGTATAAAAAGATCATTAGTGGGCGCTTATGAAGAAGATCGTGCAGATCCTAAATATGATTTACTAAAAAAAATAGCATCTTATTTTGAAATTAGTATTGATGACTTTATAAACGAAACCATTAACGAAAAATGGGCACCTAAACCAAAAGGCAATCCGGCCAATCTTCGTATTTTAAGTATATCAGTTGACAAGGAAGACAATGAAAATATAGAAATGGTGCCGGTTAAAGCAAGCGCCGGTTACCTAAATGGTTATGCAGATCCCGAGTACGTAGCAGCACTGCCAAAATTCTACTTACCCATGTTTAAGCAGGGAACTTTCAGGGCGTTTGAGATAAAAGGCGATTCTATGCTACCCCTGCCTTCGGGCTCTGTTATTATAGGCGAGTATGTAGAAAACTGGGCCGATGTAAAAGCAGGCGAAACTTATGTGATACTTTCAAAAACAGAAGGTGTAGTATATAAACGTGTTGGTAACAAATACCGGGATAATAAGAAACTAAAATTACTTTCCGACAATCCGGTTTATGAACCCTATGAAATTAACGGTGAGGATATACTGGAAATTTGGAAAGCCAAAGCTTATTTATCCACTCAACTCCCTACACCAACACCGGAACCGAGCATTGAAAACTTAACAAGCATGATGGCCGAGATGCAGAAATCGATCTCCCGTTTACAAAGCAACAATTAAGTTACAAGCTTGATTTTAAACCTATAGCGAATATCTTTATCAAAAACTAAACAAACTTAAAAAAATGAAAAAGATCTTATTAGTGTGCTGCTTCGTTTTAGGAATCAGTGCAGTTAGCTTCGCCCAAGGCGGTGGTGGCGGCAGAATGGGAAGAAGCCCTGAAGAACAGGCTAAAAGTTTACAAACACAATTGAAGCTTACAGATGACCAGACCGCAAAAGTGTTGGCTATTTACCAAACGCAGCGTAAAGCTATGGATAGCCTGAGAACAGCAAGCAATGGCGACTTTCAATCTATGCGTACCGCAATGGGACCAATGATGGAAGCCAACAACACCAAAATTAAGGCTATTTTGACTACAGAGCAGAAAGAAGCCTATGATAAAATGCTTGCCGAAAGAATGAACAGACAACGTCAGGGCGGCGGCCAAGGCGGTGGCGGCGGCACCCCTCCTCCAACACAAAAATAAAACAATAGAGAAGCGGCAATAAGTCGCTTTTTTTATTTTAGCAAAAATTTAATTTATTGACGCCGTATCAATTCATACAAAATAAGTTGGCAGACCGTGCTTTGGCGGACAGTTTGCGGCAGCTACGCTTACCAAGCGATGCAATTGATTTTTATTCAAATGATTATCTTGGCTTTGCCAGATCCAAAGAGCTAACCGAATTGATAGAAGATGAGGTTTCAAGACATCTTCCTGTTTTAAACGGCTCTACCGGATCACGCCTATTGGCAGGCAACACGGCGTATGCAGAAAATTTAGAAAATACTATAGCGCATTACCATAAAGCAGAAGCGGCTCTATTTTTCAATTCCGGGTACGATGCCAATTTGGGTATATTATCAAGCCTGCCTCAACGCGGAGACACTGTAATACACGACGAGCTTGCACACGCATCTATAATAGACGGTATCAGGCTAAGCCATGCCAATCGCTATAGCTTCAATCATAACAATCTTGAAGGTTTGGCAGGAAAGCTTAAAAGTGCAAAAGGAATATGTTATGTTGTGGTAGAAAGCGTCTACTCCATGGATGGCGACTTAGCGCCTTTAGCAGACATAGTAACGTTATGTAAGGCACACAACGCCTCATTAATAGTAGATGAGGCACACGCTCTCGGCGTTTTTGATAAGGGACTTGTTAACCAAATGAATCTGCAAGATGATGTCTTTGCGCGTGTAGTCACATTTGGAAAAGCTTTAGGCACTCATGGAGCAGTAGTACTAGGCACTAGTGTGTTGCGCAATTATTTAATTAACTTTGCCAGGTCGTTTATCTACACAACGGCTGCTCCTTTCCATCAGTTAGCCTCTGTAAAGGCAGGATATAAATTGCTGGAAGGATCGCAAAAAACCATTGCCCAACTTAAACAAAACATTTCAACTTACGCTGAGATGATGGTTGAAGCCGGTTATGTTTCTAATACCAGCGCCATCCAGACAGTAAAAGTTGGAGGCAATGAAATGACAAAAGCTTTTGCAGACAAGCTCCAAAAAGCCGGGCTAGATGTTAGGCCTATTCTAAGTCCAACTGTGCCGGCTGGCACCGAAAGGTTAAGAATATGCCTGCACGCATTCAATAAAACTGATGAGATCGAACAACTAGTTGCATCTATTAAGACATTACGCTGATCATGGAAAGAAAACCTTTATTTATAACCGGTATTGGAACTGATGTAGGTAAAACTATAGTTTCGGCTATATTAGTAGAAAAGCTCAAAGCCGACTACTGGAAACCAGTACAATCAGGCGATCTCAATAATAGTGATACCATGAAGGTGCAAAGTTTTGTTTCAAATACAATCTCAAAATTCCACCCTGAAGCCTACAAGCTAACCCAACCTTATTCGCCACATAAATCTGCAAGCATAGATGGTGTTGTAATTGATATATATAAATTCCAACTTCCCGAAACAACCAATCAGCTAATTATAGAAGGAGCTGGTGGCTTAATGGTTCCTCTCAACAATGAGCATTATGTTGTGGACCTGATCGAAAAGTTTGGTGCCGAAGTTGTTCTGGTGGTGAAACACTACCTCGGTAGTATCAACCATACGTTACTCTCGTTGGAGTTGTTGAAGCAAAAAAAAATCAAAGTCAGGGCTTTGATTTTTAATGGAGAAGAAGATGAATATTCGGAAAGTATTATTAAGCTATCACTAAATGTACCGGCTTATAGAGTTAGCTTTCTTAATGTAATTGATCAAGAAAGCGTACAATATGCTGGTAATCATATTGAATTGTAGTAGGTAATAAGCTTAGTCAAATCTGTGTCTTTCTTTAAATTTAAATTGTTCTCTTTAATATATGCTTCAAGTAAATCTTTCTTGTCTGGTAAGGCAAGAAGCACACTTTTTTTGTCGTTTTTTATCTGTATAGTTGCAGTTGATGTAACGATGTAGTATCTTACGTTTTCGACAAAAGTTTTGGTAATTGTTGCAGAACCATACATTTTGTTCTCCGCAACTTTTTTAAATACCTTTTTTAACAACTGCGCCTTGCCTTCGGCCAAAACTTCAAAATAAGCATCAAATGAGAAGTCAGGTATGCCGTTGTAACCGTTTTTAAAATGCGCCGGAGAAGTCACGTCTTTGCCAACATTAAACGTAAATTCTCTAACTGGCTTAGTAAATGACATCGTTTCTCCATTTTGAGCCTTGAAATATAGTTTGTCTTCGACAATATCAAACTTTAAATCCACGTCTTTTATTACAGACTTATCGCTCAAAGTTATTACAGCAGGATGCCAACCTTCTTTGAAATAGTATGGCGAACCTTCTACCTCCACGTAACTGTTAGGCTTAACCGGGTTTCCGAAAACATCCGCAAGTACTTGACTGTGGGCAGTTAGAGTCTGTAACATGCCAGCGAACATTAACGCTATTAACAATTTAGCTTTTCTTGTGATCATATCAACACATTATTTTCACTAATATACAATTTATGAAAACAAAAAAGGCCTCACAATGGAGGCCTTTTTGTATAACACGCTTAATTAGTAACCCGGGTTATTTGGTAAGATATTAGGATTAGCGAACACCTCTGGTTGAGGTATTGGCAACCTGTAATTTCTATCTGTCGGGTTAAGAGTTTTAGGAATTGTTGGTTCTGTTAAGTCCCTGTTGTCACGCACGATTGGAAGATTTTTTCTTTTCAAATCGAAGTAACGATGGCCTTCAGCAAACAGTTCTTTAAACCGCTCCGTCAAAATCGTAGATTCTGCATCTGCCTGACTTGCAAAAGCAATATTGGTATAGCCAGTTATACGTGCAGCTCTCAAAGTGTTTAAATCGCTAGCAGAGCTGGTAAGATTATTTTTCTGTTCGTAAGCTTCCGCCCTAATCAAGTACATTTCACCTGTTCTAAACACTTTAGTGTTGTTGAACTTATTACTGGTACCTGAACCAGCATATTTGTTAACCAACCATTGCTCCCTAGTTGCAGGAAGTGTTAAGTCTTGCTTAATGTAAGCATTATACCTTACGTCATTGGTTTTATCAAACAGATCAATAAGTTTAAATGACGGTGAATAAAACACATCGTTATTTGTATCACGATACAGTAAACCGATATAAGAAGTATTGCTTGTACGCTTAATCGTGAATACAACCTCGGCTTGTGACGCATCAGTCCAGATTGAAGGAAACTGTGTACGTGTAGCTAATGGAGAGGCGGCTATAACCTCAGAAGAGTAAGTTATAGCGTCATCCCAATTTTTTTCATATAACGCTACTCGGGCTTGAGTAGCGCTTACAGCTAAACGAGTCATCCGGGTGTTATCGGTAAAAGTAGTAGGAATTAAACCTTTTGCTGCAGTTAAGTCTGTTTTCACAGCAGCTACAACCTCAGCAAAAGTATTCCTTTTAGGTTGGCCGAGCACATCAGATTTAGTGATTACAGGCACACCCAATGCTGTAGCATCGTAATTGGCAGCGTAATTTCTCAACAACTCAAAATGACAAAAGCCTCTTAGAGCATACAGTTCACCTTTTTGTCTGTCAATAGTTACTTTATCACCTGGAACGTTATCAATGGCCTCTAAAACACGATTTACACGATCTATAACTAGATATAAGTTAAACCAAGCTGCTGTGGCGTTACCAGAAGTTCCATCAAACTGCCATCTCTGTTCTGAATAAAAGTTACGGGGACCATTGTCCAGAGCTGATCTTACCTCATCAGTTAGTACCGAGTTAACAAGAATTGAGTTATCGTAGCTTAAAGCAGCGTAAGCACCTACAATACCAGATTCTATATTAGCACTGGTTAGATAAGCATTTGCTGAAGTAATGTTATCAGATGGCAACAAGTCAATATTTTTCTTGCAACCAACTGTAGTTGTTATAAGACCTGCTATAAACAGGGCTTTTAAATACTTTGTTGAATATGTCATTTTCGTTATTATTATAAGTTAACACTTAAACCAAAAGTATAAGTTCTAGGTGTTGGGTACTCGAAAGACGCCAAGTTGTTGCTGTCTTCAGGATCGAAACCAGTCCACTTTGTCCAAGTATAAAGGTTTTGCGCTTGTGCAAATATTCTTATGCCAGAGATGTACTTCAATTTTTGAACTATACTTTTTGGAAGTGCATAGCTCAAATTCAAGTTTCTGAAACGAACAAAAGAAGCATCTTGAACATCAGACGAATTAAATTGTCTTTGTGAACCTGGGCGACCAATATTGGTAATTTGGCCAGGCGCAGTCCATACTGTACTTACCTCACTTGTCATACCATAAGACTGTATGTTAGTAGGGTTGTTTAAGAAGAACGATTGGTTATTAAAACGCGCAAACTGTTGTGCGTAGCTAAATAACGTGGTTAAGTATAAACCTTTATAGTTAGCATTTAAGCCAAAACCACCTTGGTAAGGCGCATAAAAAGTGCCGAACTCTGCAACACTCTGAGTAGTAGCGTTATAAGTAGTTGTTGTGCTACCATCACGGTTGTAATATAGGTAGTTACCTGTTTGAGGATCAACACCAGCCGATTTTGGAATGTAGTGTGATCCTAATGGAAGACCTACTCGGATAATAGATGTACCTGATTCAAACTGATTCACTTGACCTAAGTCAGTAATACGGTTTTTGTTGTAGGCAAAGTTAGAGAACAAAGAGACAGTCCAGTCGTTGCTTTTAATAACATCACCCTCAACTTGAAACTCGATACCTTTGTTTTTCATCTTACCAGCATTTGTTGACACAGAACCAAAACCTGAAGTGGCAGAAAGCTGCTGCTGAACAAACAGATTGTAGGTGTCTTTATTATAAACGTCAACAGTGGTTCTTACTCTGTTTTTCAGGAAGCTAAAATCAAAGCCAATATTGGTTTGTTTGGTAAACTCCCAGTTGTAAGCAGGATTGCCTGGCGTGCTTGGAGCAATACCAGCTGTGCCAGCATAAGAAGTGGTACCATACAAAGCCAGGAAGCCAAAGTTACCAGCAGTACCGGTTGTACCGAAAGGCGTAGCTGTGGTACCATAACTTGCACGGAAACGTAGAACATCAATCCACTTTACATCTTCTAAGAAGCTTTCTTTTTTGGCATTCCAGTTACCACTAATTGAATAAAAACTGTGATACCTGTTTATCGCTGGAACTTGGGACGAGCCGTCACGACGATAGGAAACCTGCAAAGTGTACTTATCATTATAAGTGTCCTTGAATATACCAATGATCGAATTGATACCATTTTGTGTCTTGCCACCGCCAACAGTAGGAATTAAGTTATTGGTATTGTTACCTGCCGTGATGCCAGCTGGTGTGTTCAGCAATGATGGGTTGATACCATAACCGGTATAGTTAAATGATAACAGTCGGTTTCTGATCGTTTCAAATAATGCAGTACCAAATACCTCGTGTTTACCAAAAGTATTGATATACTGGAAACCAGATGTCTGTATTAACTGTAAGTTTCTTGAATTACCAGTGCTATATGAACCTTGGCCACCATTTGTGGTTTGTGAACCTTGTAAAGTTAAAGGATATACACCTGATTCATTCACTGTCTCACGGAAGTCTACACCCAACGTGGTTTTAGCCGAAAATCCTTTAAAGAATTCATATGAAAGGTTTAAACCAATAGTTTCTTTAAGTTGATTGTTTTTAAGAAAAGTATTGTCAATGCGTGACAAAGCATTCGAACCTAAACGGCTATCAAATAATGGAAAGTTCAAACTTGAAGCCGGCTGACCTGTCCATGTTGACGTTATTACATTACCATTTGCGCCGTAAGGATTCTCGTAAGGTAAACCTAAATAGGCCGCAGCAAACGGATTTGCTAACGTTATTGAACCTTCAGACTCAATAAAATTAGATTTAGACCAACCTATACCTGATTGTAAGCCTAATTTAAATTTACCAGCTGTGTGATCCAAGTTGAAACGCAAATTGTAACGATCTAATTTAGACCTAATGGCAACACCTTCTTGTGAATAATATGAAAGTGCAGTATAAAATCTGGTATTCTCATTACCGCCATTAGCACTCACCTGATGACTTTGAAAGCTACCTGTACGGAAAAACAAATCATCCCACTTTGTATTGATATTGTTCAAAGAATCCAGGAAACGCGCCTTTTGAGCTGCTGTTAAGGTTGATGTAACACCAGCAATACTTACCCTAACATCGGCAGTATTATCTGGAGACAAAGTGTAGCCTGGACCACTCTTAAGCGTACGCTGTAATGCAAGTTGCTCTTGGCTACTCAACATGTCAAACTTTGTACTGCTTCTTTGTGAAAAACCGCCTTGCACGTCATAAGTAAACTGAGTTTTGCCAGCTTTACCCCTTTTGGTTGTTATAACCAATACACCATTTGCACCCCTAGATCCATAAACGGACGTGGCAGCAGCATCTTTCAAAACGTCAACACTCTCAAAATCGTTGGGATTCAGTGTTGAAAATACGCTTGATTCTACCGGTATACCGTCAATGATATATAAAGGTGTTATGCTACCGCTAATAGACGTCTGACCACGGATGTACACGTTAGCTACAGCTCCCGGCTGACCAGTACCTGCTAAAACAGATAAGCCCGGAACACGGCCTTGTAAAATTTGATCAAAAGACCCAATTGGAACGTCGTTAATCTTGTCAGAACTAACTTTTGTTGTAGCACTTGTAGATCTCTCTCTTGATGTTGCACTGTATGAACCATTCACAACAACTTCGTTCATCTGACGAATATCGCCCACTAGAACTACATTGATCGATGTGCGGTTACCGATTGCTATAGTTTGCGGTGAATAACCAACATAAGCAACAATTAGGTTAGAAGCACCTGTAGGAACGTCAATGGAAAAGTTTCCGTTTGCGTCAGATTGAGTGCCTAAAGTGGAATTAGAGACTTTGATACTAGCACCAATAATGGGTAAACCATCATCACTACTAGTTACCTTACCTGTAATTTTCCTGGTTTGAGCCAATGCAGATTCAACCACGCATACGGCCAAAACAAGAAGAATAAGTAAAATTTTCTTCATTTGTTAATTGTTTGAGTTAATAAAATAGTTTTCAGGAGTGAAAATTATAAATAATTTTCAATAAACACCAAGAAATTGAAACATTTTTCGCTACTAAGCCTCACTTTGTTAAAAATGTCAAAAAAAACCCCTTTCTGGCAACAAAATAATAGCGGCTGTGCGAAAGCACTTACACTTTATTAAAATTTGATTAAACATTCGGTAACAAAAAAAGGGATAGCTGGCACTTAAGCCAACTACCCCTCTTTAATTTCAAAGAAAATTTACAAGCTTACATACGTTCTGGCACCTCAATTCCTAACAAACGCATGCCTTGTGCAATAACATTGGCAGTTGATGCAGATAATTGTGAACGGAAACGCTTCAACTCTTCTGTTTCTGCCTGAAGAATCGACTTTTCGTGATAGAATTTGTTATAAGCTTTAGCAAGCTCATATATATAGTTGGCTATAGCGGCCGGATTAAAGTCTTTCGCTGCCTGCGTTACTGTTTCCTGATATTGCGATAAGGTTATAACCAAATCGCGCTCTACCGGATCGAGCGTTTTTATACTTGCTGTAGAACCGATATCTCCTACCCTACTTAAAACAGACTTGATACGGGCGTGAGTATACTGAATAAACGGCCCAGTATGGCCTTGAAAATCTACGGATTCGTTCGGATCGAACAGCAAACGCTTACGTGGATCGACCTTTAAAAGGAAATATTTAAGGGCCCCCATACCTATAATATAATATAAGTGCTGTTTGTCAGCATCGCTTAAGCCTTCTGTTTTGCCTAAAGCCTCGGTTTGTTCTTTAGCGGTAGCCTCCATTTCGGCGATAAGATCATCGGCGTCGACTACTGTACCTTCTCGCGATTTCATCTTGCCCGATGGCAAATCGACCATACCGTAGGACAGGTGAAATAATCCTTTAGCCCATGTTTTACCCAGCTTTTGTAAAATAAGGAAGAGCACCTTAAAGTGGTAGTCTTGTTCGTTGCCCACCACGTATATCGATTCATCCATCCCAAAATCATTGTATTTAAGCTGTGCGGTGCCTAAATCTTGTGTGATATATACCGATGTTCCGTCGGCACGCAAAACAAGCTTTTGATCGAGGCCTTCTTCAGTCAGGTCGATCCAAACAGAGCCGTCCTCTTTTTTGAAGAAAACACCCCTTGTAAGGCCTTCTTCAATAATATCCTTACCTAATAAATAGGTATTCGACTCGTAGTAGTATTTGTCAAAATCTACACCCAGCTTTTTATATGTAGTAGCAAAGCCTTCGTAAACCCATCCGTTCATCGTTTTCCAAAGGCCTATCACATCTTCATCGCCTCCCTCCCATTTTTGTAGCATCTGCTGCGCTTGCAACATGAGTGGCGCTTCTTTTTTCGCCTCTTCCTCGGTTTTGCCGTTAATCTTTAGCTGATCTATTTGCTTTTTATACTCCTTGTCGAAAATAACATAATACTTACCCACCAAGTGGTCGCCTTTCAAGCCGGATGATTGTGGTGTTTCCCCATCACCAAACATTTGCCAGGCCAGCATAGATTTGCATATATGGATACCCCTGTCATTAACAAGGTTCGTTTTAATTACCTCATAACCGGCAGCGTGTAAAATAGCCGCTACCGAATAGCCCAACAGGTTGTTACGCACATGGCCCAAATGCAGCGGCTTATTAGTATTCGGCGATGAGTACTCTACCATTACTTTTTTACCATTGCGGGCGGCTACGCCATACTCCTCTCTACATACTACATTATTATATATAGCCAGCCAGTAAACATCGGCGATTGAAATATTCAGAAACCCTTTTACTATATTAAAGCCAGCAACCTCAGGTAAGTTGGCTTGCAGGTATGCGCCAATGTCCTGACCAGTTTGCTCGGGCGATTTACGGGAAAACTTGGTAAAAGGAAATGTTACAATGGTTACCTGCCCTTCAAACTCTTTGCGGGTTTGCTGTAGGTTAACATCCTGTGCGGTTATATTTGTTTGATATAATTGCTCAACAGCTTTTATAGTAGCGTCAATGATAAAATCCATCCGGCAAAATTAATAAATTGACTTAACCTAACGCCATTAATTGAATTGATTAATAAATCAATAACTTTGAGTTCTTCTGTACTACTTTATGACATCATTCGCTGAACAGTTAAAATTAAACGTAAATTCTGAAATAGGCACCCTTAGAGCGCTCCTCATACACAGCCCGGATAGCGGCTTAGGTAAAGTTGTACCCTCAAAAGCGCAAGACTGGTTGTTTGAGGATATTGTGCATTTAGATACCATGCGCCGAAATGAGTATGACTATTATGTAAAACTGCTGCTTTACTTTTTAGACACCAACAAAATTAAAGGCAAATTACAAGGAATAGACGCACCACAGGCCCAACGCAACTTTTTCAAACCTGATCATTCGGCCTTTTATGCTTCTGATAAAGTTATCGAGATTCAAACCTTACTGGCCGACATTTTGCAAGATGATGTTATCCGCGAGAAGCTGACGGCATCGGTTTGTGCCATTGAAAGCTGCAATTACAGACTGCAGCAGCAGCTGTATAATACTCCACCTATTGAATTGGCTAAAATCTTCATTTCAGGCTCTCTGCATAAAGACCATATGATATTTGCGCCAATACCTAATCTGATCTTCTCTCGTGATATTGGCATAACCATTAATAATTATATCCTTATTAATAAGCCTGCTAAAAAAGCCCGCTCAAGGGAAACACTGCTTGCAAGGTATATCTTCTTTAATCACCCCATGTTTGCTGCTTACCGCGACAATATCTTGGAGATAACTGAACCTATACAAAACTTCTTACGCCCGGGCAAAGACCAGGAAGAAAAAACTACGCTTGAAGGCGGCGATGTAATGGTGGTAAGTAAAAACCATGTTATTATTGGCTGCAGCGAGCGTACGTCACTTAGCGGCGCATATGAAGCCATCAAATTGCTGTTTGATAATAAGGTGGTTAATAAAGTAACTGTATTGAAAATACCGCATAAGCGGGATTACATGCATATTGATACGGTTTTTACACAAGTAAAACGCAATGTTTGGGTTTTGTTAGGCTCGCTGGCTAAAGCAGATGCCGCTATTACCGCGTCTGATCCACTGAGTTGGTTTGGAGATAAAAAGCCGAAAGACAAGACCGAGATCGTACAATTTATATACGGAAAAGACAAGCCCCGGCATTTCAGCTGCATTGAGGAATTACTGGATGATGTTAGCCTGAATGATTTAAACAGTTTAGAACGCACCAGATTTATCTATTCGGGCAATAATAACTTCCCGTTTGATGCCCGTGAGCAGTGGACAGACTCGTGCAACCTGCTGGCTCTTAAAGAAGGTGTTGTTTTAGGATATGACCGCAACGATAAAACAGTTGAAGCTTTTAAAGATGCAGGTTTTAGCGTGGTAAAGGTTGCAGAACTTTTGCAGCAATTTGAAAACGGAGAACAATCTCCGGAGGGTTTGCAGAACACCTTAATTTTGATGCCATCATCAGAGCTATCGCGCGCAAGGGGTGGTTTTCATTGTATGAGTTTACCGTTGCTACGTGATGATATTATTTAGAAACCGACGTTGCATACTGTTATAGTGTTTCATCTTATTTCGCAAATCAAACACAAAACACATCGTAATGCCA
Protein-coding sequences here:
- the msrB gene encoding peptide-methionine (R)-S-oxide reductase MsrB, with the translated sequence MRKLIIALLITATAATFGCENSAGQNSQPKGAKSKAPAEWKKLLNTNQYHIMVEKGTEAPFHNAYYNNHEKGVYVSAATGDVLFSSDDKFESGTGWPSFTKPVSQGKVAIIEDNSYGMTRLEVVEKSTGLHLGHVFDDGPEDRGGKRYCMNSGALKFVKKQ
- a CDS encoding SusC/RagA family TonB-linked outer membrane protein, whose product is MKKILLILLVLAVCVVESALAQTRKITGKVTSSDDGLPIIGASIKVSNSTLGTQSDANGNFSIDVPTGASNLIVAYVGYSPQTIAIGNRTSINVVLVGDIRQMNEVVVNGSYSATSRERSTSATTKVSSDKINDVPIGSFDQILQGRVPGLSVLAGTGQPGAVANVYIRGQTSISGSITPLYIIDGIPVESSVFSTLNPNDFESVDVLKDAAATSVYGSRGANGVLVITTKRGKAGKTQFTYDVQGGFSQRSSTKFDMLSSQEQLALQRTLKSGPGYTLSPDNTADVRVSIAGVTSTLTAAQKARFLDSLNNINTKWDDLFFRTGSFQSHQVSANGGNENTRFYTALSYYSQEGVAIRSKLDRYNLRFNLDHTAGKFKLGLQSGIGWSKSNFIESEGSITLANPFAAAYLGLPYENPYGANGNVITSTWTGQPASSLNFPLFDSRLGSNALSRIDNTFLKNNQLKETIGLNLSYEFFKGFSAKTTLGVDFRETVNESGVYPLTLQGSQTTNGGQGSYSTGNSRNLQLIQTSGFQYINTFGKHEVFGTALFETIRNRLLSFNYTGYGINPSLLNTPAGITAGNNTNNLIPTVGGGKTQNGINSIIGIFKDTYNDKYTLQVSYRRDGSSQVPAINRYHSFYSISGNWNAKKESFLEDVKWIDVLRFRASYGTTATPFGTTGTAGNFGFLALYGTTSYAGTAGIAPSTPGNPAYNWEFTKQTNIGFDFSFLKNRVRTTVDVYNKDTYNLFVQQQLSATSGFGSVSTNAGKMKNKGIEFQVEGDVIKSNDWTVSLFSNFAYNKNRITDLGQVNQFESGTSIIRVGLPLGSHYIPKSAGVDPQTGNYLYYNRDGSTTTTYNATTQSVAEFGTFYAPYQGGFGLNANYKGLYLTTLFSYAQQFARFNNQSFFLNNPTNIQSYGMTSEVSTVWTAPGQITNIGRPGSQRQFNSSDVQDASFVRFRNLNLSYALPKSIVQKLKYISGIRIFAQAQNLYTWTKWTGFDPEDSNNLASFEYPTPRTYTFGLSVNL
- a CDS encoding GIY-YIG nuclease family protein — protein: MKNYIYIITDRNRTNLHVGLCSDLMKTLQFYRDMPTLFFDKAQQLNRLVYFEEINNEEQAMERFKFMSTFTRAQKEKLIRLVNADWIDLTVGLKLESNMRKRPYLRPSLGTAKRPIAF
- a CDS encoding RagB/SusD family nutrient uptake outer membrane protein, with amino-acid sequence MTYSTKYLKALFIAGLITTTVGCKKNIDLLPSDNITSANAYLTSANIESGIVGAYAALSYDNSILVNSVLTDEVRSALDNGPRNFYSEQRWQFDGTSGNATAAWFNLYLVIDRVNRVLEAIDNVPGDKVTIDRQKGELYALRGFCHFELLRNYAANYDATALGVPVITKSDVLGQPKRNTFAEVVAAVKTDLTAAKGLIPTTFTDNTRMTRLAVSATQARVALYEKNWDDAITYSSEVIAASPLATRTQFPSIWTDASQAEVVFTIKRTSNTSYIGLLYRDTNNDVFYSPSFKLIDLFDKTNDVRYNAYIKQDLTLPATREQWLVNKYAGSGTSNKFNNTKVFRTGEMYLIRAEAYEQKNNLTSSASDLNTLRAARITGYTNIAFASQADAESTILTERFKELFAEGHRYFDLKRKNLPIVRDNRDLTEPTIPKTLNPTDRNYRLPIPQPEVFANPNILPNNPGY
- the bioD gene encoding dethiobiotin synthase, which encodes MERKPLFITGIGTDVGKTIVSAILVEKLKADYWKPVQSGDLNNSDTMKVQSFVSNTISKFHPEAYKLTQPYSPHKSASIDGVVIDIYKFQLPETTNQLIIEGAGGLMVPLNNEHYVVDLIEKFGAEVVLVVKHYLGSINHTLLSLELLKQKKIKVRALIFNGEEDEYSESIIKLSLNVPAYRVSFLNVIDQESVQYAGNHIEL
- a CDS encoding 8-amino-7-oxononanoate synthase, producing the protein MADRALADSLRQLRLPSDAIDFYSNDYLGFARSKELTELIEDEVSRHLPVLNGSTGSRLLAGNTAYAENLENTIAHYHKAEAALFFNSGYDANLGILSSLPQRGDTVIHDELAHASIIDGIRLSHANRYSFNHNNLEGLAGKLKSAKGICYVVVESVYSMDGDLAPLADIVTLCKAHNASLIVDEAHALGVFDKGLVNQMNLQDDVFARVVTFGKALGTHGAVVLGTSVLRNYLINFARSFIYTTAAPFHQLASVKAGYKLLEGSQKTIAQLKQNISTYAEMMVEAGYVSNTSAIQTVKVGGNEMTKAFADKLQKAGLDVRPILSPTVPAGTERLRICLHAFNKTDEIEQLVASIKTLR
- a CDS encoding LexA family transcriptional regulator codes for the protein MSIISANIKFLRKKKGLTQQQFADEIGIKRSLVGAYEEDRADPKYDLLKKIASYFEISIDDFINETINEKWAPKPKGNPANLRILSISVDKEDNENIEMVPVKASAGYLNGYADPEYVAALPKFYLPMFKQGTFRAFEIKGDSMLPLPSGSVIIGEYVENWADVKAGETYVILSKTEGVVYKRVGNKYRDNKKLKLLSDNPVYEPYEINGEDILEIWKAKAYLSTQLPTPTPEPSIENLTSMMAEMQKSISRLQSNN